One Halobacterium sp. DL1 DNA window includes the following coding sequences:
- a CDS encoding 5'-nucleotidase — protein sequence MSDPLSVLLTNDDGIDAPGIRALYDRLSADHDVTVVAPADEQSGTGQTRTFQEFDYDERDVGYAVDGTPADCVALAVAGLDVTPDVVVSGCNDGPNLGAHILARSGTIGAAMEASFLGYPAVAASMYDWAFDPAGDWEPEYDQFELPANAVADVLPAFVDGDLLPTADYLSVNAPATEHADDPVKRVTRPTEEYELRAEFTENGVNVEDRFWHEFLDRDVSDPAGTDRPACVDNEVSVTPLTVPHSIADGATVGGLL from the coding sequence ATGAGCGACCCACTGTCCGTCCTCCTGACCAACGACGACGGCATCGACGCCCCCGGCATCCGCGCGCTCTACGACCGCTTGAGCGCGGACCACGACGTCACCGTCGTCGCGCCGGCCGACGAGCAGTCCGGCACCGGGCAGACGCGGACGTTCCAGGAGTTCGACTACGACGAACGCGACGTCGGCTACGCCGTCGACGGCACACCCGCCGACTGCGTCGCGCTCGCCGTCGCCGGTCTCGACGTCACCCCGGACGTCGTCGTCTCCGGGTGCAACGACGGGCCGAACCTCGGCGCGCACATCCTCGCGCGCTCGGGCACCATCGGCGCCGCGATGGAGGCCTCCTTCCTCGGCTACCCCGCCGTCGCGGCCTCGATGTACGACTGGGCGTTCGACCCGGCGGGTGACTGGGAACCGGAGTACGACCAGTTCGAACTCCCCGCTAACGCCGTCGCCGACGTGCTCCCCGCGTTCGTCGACGGCGACCTCCTCCCCACCGCCGACTATCTCTCCGTGAACGCGCCCGCTACCGAACACGCCGACGACCCGGTCAAGCGCGTCACCCGCCCCACCGAGGAGTACGAACTCCGCGCCGAGTTCACCGAGAACGGCGTGAACGTCGAGGACCGCTTCTGGCACGAGTTCCTCGACCGCGACGTCTCGGACCCCGCCGGGACCGACCGCCCCGCCTGCGTCGACAACGAGGTCAGCGTCACCCCGCTCACTGTCCCCCACTCCATCGCCGACGGCGCGACGGTTGGCGGGCTACTGTAA
- a CDS encoding zinc permease, which produces MLEAWFLDVAGTDPIVQALVAGVVIAGMNLFGALLVVVWRNPSQRSLDAALGFAAGVMLAASFTSLIIPGIEFGGENGLLEVIAGIAIGVALLDRADRWVPHVHVLITGRERADQTISQADLAPLLLFIVAITIHNMPEGLAVGVGFGSGNVGEGLALMLAIGVQNIPEGLAVSVAAVNAGFDRTTYAALTGVRAGLVEIPMVLLGAWAVSVSGAILPYAMGFAAGGMLFVISDEIVPETHSNGHERVATLGLMAGVVVMLYLDVSLA; this is translated from the coding sequence ATGCTCGAAGCGTGGTTCCTCGACGTCGCGGGAACCGACCCAATCGTGCAGGCGCTGGTCGCAGGGGTCGTCATCGCCGGCATGAACCTGTTCGGCGCGCTGCTCGTGGTGGTGTGGCGGAACCCCTCTCAGCGCTCGCTGGACGCCGCGCTCGGCTTCGCTGCGGGGGTGATGCTCGCGGCGAGTTTCACGAGCCTCATCATCCCCGGTATCGAGTTCGGCGGCGAGAACGGGTTGCTGGAGGTCATCGCGGGCATCGCCATCGGCGTCGCGCTGCTGGACCGCGCGGACCGCTGGGTGCCCCACGTGCACGTGCTCATCACGGGCCGCGAGCGCGCCGACCAGACCATCTCGCAGGCCGACCTGGCGCCACTCCTCCTGTTCATCGTCGCCATCACCATCCACAACATGCCCGAGGGACTCGCCGTCGGCGTCGGGTTCGGCAGCGGGAACGTCGGCGAGGGGCTGGCGCTGATGCTCGCCATCGGTGTCCAGAACATCCCGGAGGGGTTGGCCGTCTCCGTCGCGGCCGTGAACGCGGGCTTCGACCGGACGACGTACGCCGCCCTCACGGGCGTCCGGGCGGGGCTCGTGGAGATTCCGATGGTGCTGCTCGGCGCGTGGGCAGTCAGCGTCTCCGGCGCCATCCTCCCGTACGCGATGGGGTTCGCGGCGGGCGGAATGCTGTTCGTCATCAGCGACGAGATCGTCCCCGAGACCCACTCGAACGGCCACGAGCGGGTCGCGACGCTGGGACTCATGGCAGGCGTGGTCGTGATGCTCTATCTGGACGTGAGCCTCGCCTGA